A portion of the Myripristis murdjan chromosome 13, fMyrMur1.1, whole genome shotgun sequence genome contains these proteins:
- the LOC115369666 gene encoding TRPM8 channel-associated factor homolog, which produces MSTQRTPSHHEQAYASLTRGLKELDIRGSSVPCNLVLIGDDAFPLAMNTQGQVLMAASLYGSGRIVVLGHESYLTTFPALVENALIWLRGDKSDNLSVAVHQRAKAVADNLSRSSFQATVVGKFHDNLGVGVYVTDAYSVEADGRDLVAYLKAGGGLLIAGQAWHWAHEHPKENTLLYFPGNKASSVAGIYFSEHCGEVEWLPVYPQIPASWQSVAIGKDFEDDLQFLLQGVSEFHFKGGIPSEVLVHGPLAFPIGSNEWGQAFLAGAYYGRGRVIVVTHEGALGHQEMAPFLTNAICWLDEGRNGVVGVVPSLGHPFNLLSNLGLRCEKTNFRKDLNVFVCTAYSDDHAQEIQEFVAEGGGLLIGGHAWYWAQTHHGQNPLTDFAGNHILNKMGLSLLGETLASGSYKAPVHSQAVKDNYHFRHLLHRFAGHVVKGEALTKNEESLLKKLGSDCANYLHMKAHDCCSYTQVVSTLTDILKKSGMPQVCESCPVRTPEDHLLLSVGSEVYKACPDPDALLPYLIKNNPVMPVVYNYRIKINVKTGGAEEWLCTGLYLAPGMRTYMAMPAAIVNKGWKVQIGCQTDYLKHDELKRAPCVHEHFPVTSEMMQVWNLWGGLIYLVAPPNTQLEGPEVIVQIAIPAPYYKSGVTTAADWSLLRTAPAPWAELEFDNIIITVPSNVVRGLERPNEVAAVWDDIMRGVADLAAIPHKFPRKERFVADVQISYGWMHAGYPIMMYSSVADSLVNPEKIRHADMWGPIHELGHNQQRGCWEFPPHTTECTCNLWSVYVHEEVLGINRAKAHPNMTTNARKSRTEEYVKGGRCLDKWSVWVALETYMQLQERFGWDAFKKVFAAYHKMTNTPSDNPGKMNLYAQTFSETVGMNLTGFFKAWGWPIDAATQKKLSSLPAWTDHPMVQYG; this is translated from the exons ATGTCCACCCAGCGAACCCCCTCCCACCACGAGCAGGCCTACGCCTCCTTGACCAGAGGCCTGAAAGAGTTGGACATTCGTGGCTCCAGTGTTCCCTGCAACTTGGTCCTGATTGGAGACGATGCCTTCCCTCTAGCCATGAACACCCAAGGCCAGGTCTTGATGGCTGCCTCCCTGTATGGCAGTGGACGCATTGTGGTCCTGGGGCATGAAAGCTACCTGACCACCTTCCCTGCCCTGGTAGAAAACGCCCTGATCTGGCTGAGAGGGGACAAATCTGATAACCTGTCTGTGGCGGTCCACCAGCGTGCCAAGGCAGTGGCAGATAACCTCAGCAGATCAAGCTTCCAAGCTACTGTGGTGGGAAAGTTTCATGATAATCTGGGTGTTGGAGTGTATGTGACAGATGCCTACAGTGTGGAAGCTGATGGGAGAGACCTGGTGGCATATCTGAAGGCTGGAGGAGGACTGCTGATAGCTGGGCAGGCATGGCACTGGGCTCATGAGCACCCTAAGGAGAACACCCTCCTTTACTTTCCAGGGAATAAAGCCTCCAGTGTGGCAGGGATCTACTTCTCTGAGCATTGTGGGGAAGTGGAGTGGCTGCCAGTCTACCCTCAGATCCCAGCCTCATGGCAGAGTGTAGC AATTGGTAAGGATTTTGAGGACGACCTCCAGTTCCTTCTCCAGGGTGTGTCAGAATTTCACTTCAAAGGTGGGATACCCTCTGAGGTGCTGGTCCATGGCCCACTGGCCTTCCCTATTGGCAGCAATGAGTGGGGACAGGCTTTCTTGGCAGGAGCGTACTATGGACGGGGTCGGGTCATTGTGGTCACACATGAAGGAGCCCTGGGGCATCAG GAGATGGCTCCATTTTTGACAAATGCTATTTGCTGGTTGGATGAGGGTCGGAATGGAGTAGTCGGTGTTGTCCCATCACTCGGTCATCCTTTCAACCTGCTGAGCAACCTGGGATTGCGCTGTGAGAAGACAAACTTCAGGAAAGacctgaatgtgtttgtgtgtacagcATACAGCGATGATCATGCACAGGAGATCCAGGAGTTTGTGGCAGAAGGAGGAGGCCTTCTGATTGGTGGGCACGCCTGGTACTGGGCACAGACACACCATGGGCAAAACCCACTTACAGACTTTGCAG GGAACCACATCCTCAACAAGATGGGCTTGAGCCTGCTGGGAGAGACACTGGCATCAGGTTCCTACAAGGCTCCTGTCCATAGCCAGGCCGTTAAAGACAACTACCACTTTCGCCACTTACTACACCGCTTTGCTGGTCATGTTGTCAAAGGGGAGGCACTTACCAAGAATGAGGAGTCGCTTCTTAAAAAGCTGGGCTCGGACTGCGCCAACTATCTGCACATGAAGGCTCATGACTGCTGCTCCTACACACAGGTGGTGTCTACTCTTACGGACATCTTGAAGAAGTCGGGCATGCCGCAG GTGTGTGAGAGCTGCCCTGTGCGCACCCCTGAGGACCACCTGCTCCTCAGTGTGGGGTCAGAGGTCTACAAGGCGTGCCCAGACCCTGATGCCCTCCTGCCCTACCTCATCAAGAATAATCCTGTGATGCCTGTTGTCTACAACTATAGGATCAAGATTAATGTCAAGACAGGAG gagcCGAGGAGTGGCTATGTACAGGTCTTTACCTCGCTCCTGGTATGAGGACCTACATGGCCATGCCAGCGGCGATTGTCAACAAGGGTTGGAAG GTCCAGATCGGCTGTCAGACGGACTATCTGAAGCATGATGAGTTGAAGAGAGCACCATGTGTCCACGAGCACTTCCCTGTTACCTCAGAGATGATGCAGGTGTGGAACCTGTGGGGGGGGCTCATCTACCTGGTGGCCCCACCCAATACACAGCTGGAGGGCCCAGAGGTCATTGTGCAAATCGCCATACCTGCACCATATTACAAGTCTG GTGTGACGacagcagctgattggtcaCTGCTGCGCACAGCCCCGGCACCCTGGGCAGAGCTGGAGTTTGACAACATCATCATTACCGTACCATCAAATGTTGTTCGGGGCCTGGAGCGTCCCAACGAGGTGGCGGCAGTCTGGGATGACATCATGAGGGGTGTCGCTGACCTGGCTGCCATCCCACACAAGTTCCCCCGCAAGGAACGCTTTGTGGCAGATGTGCAGATTTCCTATG GTTGGATGCATGCAGGCTATCCTATCATGATGTATTCATCTGTAGCAGATAGCTTGGTCAACCCTGAAAAAATCAGACATGCAGACATGTGGGGTCCCATCCATGAGCTGGGGCACAACCAGCAGAGAGGATGCTGGGAATTCCCACCACACACCACAGAGTGTACATGCAACCTATGGTCAGTGTACGTGCATGAAGAGGTGCTGGGGATCAACAGGGCAAAG GCACACCCTAATATGACCACCAATGCTAGGAAGAGTCGCACAGAGGAGTATGTGAAGGGCGGCAGGTGTCTGGACAAGTGGAGCGTGTGGGTGGCCCTGGAGACGTACATGCAG CTCCAGGAGAGGTTTGGCTGGGATGCTTTTAAGAAGGTCTTCGCTGCTTACCACAAGATGACCAACACTCCCAGTGACAACCCAGGAAAAATGAACCTGTACGCCCAGACTTTCTCTGAGACCGTAGGGATGAACCTGACTGGGTTCTTCAAGGCCTGGGGCTGGCCAATTGATGCAGCCACTCAGAAGAAGCTGtccagcctgcctgcctggacTGACCACCCCATGGTCCAGTACGGCTGA
- the LOC115370503 gene encoding endonuclease domain-containing 1 protein: MQTSVALCVLLSLLSLVHADVVAHFEDVPECVQYFYQGKVPEWGAATPGAARLCQRFKNRYHFATLYDTSHRIAVYSAYHFQPSNGGGREKRWFVEPQLVNMAWQAEMKDGYWLGKDHPGVYLGERQALNEDYTHSGFDRGHLNPNGHHAVPSRNATFTLTNVVPQNPKLNQNAWRIYESQLTDLFRDRCSKAYVLVGAVPSADNWIVKNNVKRVNIPDYLWNAYCCVDNNDRPILSGAATARNTEDNWVERLSVDELGEFLQQFSNQPVGELFHNSCRA, translated from the exons ATGCAGACATCAGTAGCTCTGTGtgttcttctctccctcctctctctggtcCATGCTGATGTTGTGGCCCACTTTGAG gaTGTGCCAGAGTGTGTGCAGTACTTCTACCAAGGAAAGGTGCCAGAGTGGGGGGCTGCCACACCTGGTGCTGCCCGCCTTTGCCAGCGCTTTAAGAACAG GTACCACTTTGCCACTCTGTATGACACCAGCCATCGCATTGCTGTCTACTCTGCTTATCACTTCCAGCCCAGTAACGGAGGTGGCAGGGAGAAGCGCTGGTTTGTCGAGCCTCAG CTGGTAAACATGGCCTGGCAAGCAGAGATGAAGGATGGCTACTGGCTGGGGAAAGACCATCCTGGGGTGTACCTGGGGGAGAGACAGGCTCTGAACGAGGACTACACACACTCTGGCTTTGACCGGGGTCACCTCAACCCTAATGGACACCATGCAG TCCCTAGCCGCAATGCCACCTTCACCCTGACCAACGTGGTTCCACAGAACCCCAAACTGAACCAGAATGCCTGGAGGATCTATGAGTCCCAGCTCACCGACCTTTTCCGGGACAGGTGCTCTAAGGCTTATGTTCTGGTCGGTGCCGTCCCATCTGCAGACAACTGGATTGTCAAGAACAACGTCAAGCGGGTCAACATCCCGGACTACCTGTGGAACGCCTACTGCTGCGTGGACAACAACGACAGACCCATCCTGAGCGGTGCTGCCACTGCCAGGAACACAGAGGACAACTGGGTGGAAAGGCTCTCTGTTGATGAACTGGGCGAATTCCTCCAGCAGTTCTCCAACCAACCAGTAGGGGAGCTATTTCACAACAGCTGCAGGGCATAA